GCTGTCGGTCGAAGCACGGACGTCCGGCGACGAACAAAGTCGCGGGCGGTCCACGCCTTCGCCGGCCACCCCGCTTGACGTCCGCCCGCCCCATCGCATATAGACGCACGTCGATATGCCCGCCGCCCTTACCACCGCGTCGCCGGACGACGAAACGCTCTTCCGGGCCATCAAGGCGCTTGCCGATCCGCACCGGCTGTCTATGATGCGCGCCATCGCCGAAGCCGGCGAAATGGCGTGCGCCGAGCTTGTCGAGCGTTCGCCTCTCTCGCAGGCCACCGTGTCGCATCACCTGAAAATCCTGGTCGAAAGTGAGCTCGTGACGGTGCGCCGCGAGGGGCAGTTCGGGTTTTTTCGATTGAACGGCGCGATCGCAAATCGCGTTCTTTCCGAGGTCGGCGAGATCCTTTCGCCCAAGCGCGCGCGCGGACAGAAAACGCGCGCGGCGAAATAACGAATTTCCTCACCCGCTTCGGCATCGCGTCGCCAAACCGGGCGGAAAGGTTCACTCCGTATGCGGTTTCCCAAAAGCGGCTCGCGCCCCGGCGCGGCCCTTTCGCTTTTTCTCCGGCTCGCCCGCGCGGCGCGGGTTTGTCCGCGCGCGTTCGTGGCGGGAGGGATGATCGCGTCCGCGCTCGCGTTCGCGCCGCCGCTCGTCGCGCAGGAGACCGCGGGCGTTGCGGATGCGCAGCTTACGAATATGACCGTCGATGACGCG
Above is a window of bacterium DNA encoding:
- a CDS encoding metalloregulator ArsR/SmtB family transcription factor → MPAALTTASPDDETLFRAIKALADPHRLSMMRAIAEAGEMACAELVERSPLSQATVSHHLKILVESELVTVRREGQFGFFRLNGAIANRVLSEVGEILSPKRARGQKTRAAK